The Streptomyces sp. NBC_01244 genome contains a region encoding:
- a CDS encoding acetate--CoA ligase family protein, protein MLGSTHGTLTTDFRARVEACGETPRTAVHSTAAPSAEDTVALDVSGRPLHADAPDLDRFFRPESVAVIGASDADGRPNTGITRQLIAWAERVGARLHPVHPTRTTVFGLPCHASVADLPEQVDLAVLLVADPLPVVEQLAEAKVKFAVAFASGFAETGDEGAAAQARLGAAVRRSGLRLLGPNTNLNAFEKFRDDLDGPAIALITQSGHQGRPVYTLQELGIRLSHWAPTGNEADLETSDFISYFAEQPEVGAIACYVEGLKDGRQFLLAADRAARNGVPVVAVKVGRTETGARMAASHTGKLTGADTVVDAAMRQFGVIRVDGLDELQDTAALLARARKPLADGVVVYSISGGTGAHFSDLATEAGLSIPTLSQAKQDELHQWIPEYLGVSNPVDNGGHPVGDWRGRKIIDAILADPSVGVLICPITGPFPPMSDKLAQDLVDAAEQTDKLVCVIWGSPVGTEEAYRTTLLGSSRVATFRTFGNCITAVRAYLGHHRFTAAYRSPFEDAPRTTSPSFRKAQALMRPGQQLSEHAAKQLLRAYGIRVPREQLVTSAAAAVRAAGLVGYPVVMKASGPQLAHKTELGLVKIGLTSASQIRDAYRELTDIARYENVPLDGILVCQMVERGVEMVVGVTQDELFGPTVTVGLGGVLVEVLHDVAVRVPPFGEDQARAMLGELRGHALLEGVRGAPPADVDALVEVILRVQRMAMELGDELSELDINPLMVLPRGQGAVALDALAICH, encoded by the coding sequence ATGCTTGGATCTACTCACGGCACCCTCACCACCGACTTCCGCGCACGTGTCGAGGCCTGCGGGGAGACCCCCAGGACGGCCGTCCACTCCACAGCGGCTCCGTCCGCCGAGGACACGGTCGCGCTGGACGTCAGCGGTCGGCCCCTGCACGCCGACGCCCCCGACCTGGACCGGTTCTTCCGGCCCGAGTCCGTGGCGGTCATCGGCGCCTCGGACGCCGACGGCAGACCGAACACCGGCATCACCCGCCAGCTCATCGCCTGGGCGGAACGCGTCGGTGCCCGGCTGCACCCCGTGCACCCGACCCGGACCACGGTGTTCGGGCTGCCGTGCCACGCCTCCGTGGCCGACCTGCCCGAGCAGGTGGACCTCGCCGTCCTCCTCGTGGCCGATCCGCTTCCCGTCGTGGAGCAGCTCGCCGAGGCCAAGGTGAAGTTCGCCGTCGCCTTCGCCTCCGGCTTCGCCGAGACCGGCGACGAGGGGGCCGCCGCACAGGCCCGCCTGGGCGCCGCGGTACGGCGCTCCGGCCTGCGCCTCCTGGGCCCCAACACGAACCTCAACGCCTTCGAGAAGTTCCGCGACGACCTCGACGGCCCGGCCATCGCGCTCATCACCCAGTCCGGCCACCAGGGCCGGCCGGTCTACACCCTCCAGGAGCTGGGCATCCGCCTCTCCCACTGGGCGCCCACCGGCAACGAGGCCGACCTCGAGACCTCCGACTTCATCTCCTACTTCGCCGAGCAGCCCGAGGTCGGGGCCATCGCCTGCTACGTGGAAGGCCTCAAAGACGGCCGGCAGTTCCTCCTCGCCGCCGACCGGGCCGCCCGCAACGGCGTGCCCGTCGTCGCCGTGAAGGTCGGCCGCACCGAGACCGGCGCCCGCATGGCCGCCTCGCACACCGGAAAGCTGACCGGCGCGGACACCGTCGTGGACGCCGCGATGCGGCAGTTCGGCGTCATCCGGGTCGACGGCCTCGACGAACTCCAGGACACCGCCGCACTGCTGGCCCGGGCACGCAAGCCACTGGCCGACGGGGTGGTCGTGTACTCCATCTCCGGCGGCACCGGCGCCCACTTCTCCGACCTGGCGACCGAGGCGGGGCTCAGCATCCCCACCCTCTCCCAGGCCAAGCAGGACGAGCTGCACCAGTGGATCCCGGAGTACCTGGGCGTCTCCAACCCCGTGGACAACGGCGGCCACCCGGTCGGCGACTGGCGCGGCCGCAAGATCATCGACGCGATCCTCGCGGACCCCTCCGTAGGCGTCCTGATCTGCCCGATCACGGGCCCCTTCCCTCCCATGAGCGACAAACTCGCGCAGGACCTGGTCGACGCGGCCGAGCAGACCGACAAGCTCGTCTGCGTGATCTGGGGCTCCCCCGTCGGCACGGAGGAGGCCTACCGCACCACGCTCCTCGGCTCCTCCCGGGTCGCGACCTTCCGCACCTTCGGCAACTGCATCACCGCCGTCCGCGCGTACCTCGGCCACCACCGCTTCACCGCCGCGTACCGCTCCCCCTTCGAAGACGCCCCGCGCACCACCTCGCCGTCCTTCCGCAAGGCCCAGGCCCTCATGCGTCCCGGCCAGCAGCTCAGCGAACACGCGGCGAAGCAACTCCTGCGCGCCTACGGGATACGGGTGCCCCGGGAACAACTGGTGACCAGCGCGGCAGCGGCCGTACGGGCCGCCGGACTGGTCGGCTACCCGGTGGTCATGAAGGCCTCCGGGCCGCAGCTCGCGCACAAGACCGAGCTCGGACTGGTGAAGATCGGGCTGACCTCGGCGAGCCAGATCCGCGACGCCTACCGGGAGTTGACGGACATCGCACGCTACGAGAACGTCCCGCTCGACGGGATCCTCGTCTGCCAGATGGTGGAACGCGGCGTCGAGATGGTCGTCGGGGTCACCCAGGACGAGCTCTTCGGCCCCACGGTGACGGTCGGGCTGGGCGGGGTCCTGGTGGAGGTGCTGCACGATGTCGCCGTACGAGTACCGCCGTTCGGCGAGGACCAGGCGCGGGCGATGCTCGGGGAGCTGCGCGGGCACGCGCTGCTGGAGGGCGTACGGGGGGCTCCCCCGGCCGACGTCGACGCGCTGGTGGAGGTGATCCTGCGGGTCCAGCGGATGGCGATGGAACTCGGCGACGAGCTGTCCGAGCTGGACATCAACCCGTTGATGGTGCTGCCGCGGGGGCAGGGGGCGGTGGCGCTGGACGCGCTCGCCATCTGTCACTGA
- a CDS encoding enoyl-CoA hydratase/isomerase family protein, translated as MAPTPEDEVLHRFESGVSWITLNRPEAVNAVTWDQRERVIGLLAEASADPDVRAVVITATGKGFCAGADLRGSPAAPAERVVGDVARMIRLGAQRLITAVLDCEKPVIAAVNGTAAGIGAHLALACDLVIAAEPARFIEVFVRRGLVPDGGGAYLLPRLVGPQKAKELMFFGDAVPAAEAERLGLVNKVVPAEALEDTAREWAERLAQGPTRALALTKQLVNASLDGDRATALAAEATAQELNMSTADANEGVASFVERRTPKYLGR; from the coding sequence ATGGCCCCCACCCCCGAGGACGAAGTCCTCCACCGCTTCGAGAGCGGCGTCAGCTGGATCACCCTCAACCGGCCGGAGGCCGTGAACGCCGTCACCTGGGACCAGCGCGAGCGCGTCATCGGACTGCTCGCCGAAGCCTCCGCCGATCCCGACGTGCGGGCCGTCGTCATCACCGCCACCGGCAAGGGCTTCTGCGCGGGCGCCGACCTGCGCGGGTCTCCGGCCGCCCCGGCGGAGCGGGTGGTCGGGGACGTGGCCCGCATGATCCGGCTCGGCGCGCAGCGCCTGATCACGGCCGTGCTCGACTGCGAGAAGCCGGTCATCGCCGCCGTGAACGGCACCGCGGCCGGCATCGGCGCACACCTCGCGCTCGCCTGCGACCTGGTCATCGCCGCCGAACCGGCCCGCTTCATCGAGGTGTTCGTCCGCCGCGGCCTGGTCCCCGACGGCGGGGGCGCGTACCTGCTCCCCCGCCTCGTCGGCCCGCAGAAGGCGAAGGAGCTGATGTTCTTCGGGGACGCCGTCCCGGCCGCCGAGGCCGAGCGGCTCGGCCTGGTGAACAAGGTGGTGCCCGCCGAGGCGCTGGAGGACACCGCCCGGGAGTGGGCGGAGCGCCTCGCGCAGGGCCCCACCCGCGCCCTGGCCCTGACGAAGCAGCTGGTCAACGCCTCCCTGGACGGTGACCGGGCGACCGCGCTCGCCGCCGAGGCCACCGCCCAGGAGCTCAACATGAGCACGGCCGACGCGAACGAGGGCGTCGCGAGCTTCGTGGAGCGCCGCACCCCGAAGTACCTCGGCCGGTAG
- a CDS encoding VOC family protein yields MLGTDFRKGSPNWLDLGSPDTDGAVSFYTGVFGWEFLSLGPEAGGYGFFQIDGKTVAALGPLTEEGATPAWMLHFNTPGIQETAAAVRAGGGAVRMEPGDVMGEGWLAQFTDPQGAEFACWQPGKTAGLGRTSEVNSLVWAELHAPDPVAAVEFYAGLFGWRSAEMEAPGMTYRVLSIADGDQEDGSFGGVAPQGDGAGQGAGANEVPRWVPYFNVADVDATVAAIRGGGGSVLMPAADVPEVGRMAWTADPTGAVFALLTPDPQM; encoded by the coding sequence ATGCTCGGCACCGATTTCCGCAAGGGATCGCCCAACTGGCTCGACCTCGGGAGCCCCGACACCGACGGGGCCGTCTCGTTCTACACCGGAGTCTTCGGCTGGGAGTTCCTCTCCCTCGGACCGGAGGCGGGCGGCTACGGCTTCTTCCAGATCGACGGCAAGACCGTCGCCGCACTGGGGCCGCTCACCGAGGAGGGCGCCACCCCGGCGTGGATGCTGCACTTCAACACCCCCGGCATCCAAGAGACGGCGGCGGCCGTCAGGGCGGGCGGCGGAGCGGTGCGCATGGAGCCCGGGGACGTCATGGGCGAGGGCTGGCTGGCGCAGTTCACCGACCCGCAGGGCGCGGAGTTCGCCTGCTGGCAGCCGGGGAAGACCGCCGGGCTGGGGCGGACCTCCGAGGTGAACTCCCTGGTCTGGGCGGAACTGCACGCCCCCGACCCGGTCGCGGCCGTCGAGTTCTACGCCGGCCTCTTCGGGTGGCGCTCCGCCGAGATGGAGGCACCCGGGATGACGTACCGGGTGCTGAGCATCGCCGACGGGGACCAGGAGGACGGCTCCTTCGGCGGAGTCGCACCGCAGGGCGACGGCGCGGGCCAGGGGGCCGGGGCGAACGAAGTCCCGCGCTGGGTGCCGTACTTCAACGTCGCCGACGTGGACGCGACCGTGGCCGCCATCCGGGGTGGCGGGGGCTCGGTGCTGATGCCCGCCGCCGACGTCCCGGAGGTCGGCCGGATGGCGTGGACCGCGGACCCGACGGGAGCGGTGTTCGCCCTGCTCACGCCGGACCCGCAGATGTAG
- a CDS encoding GlxA family transcriptional regulator, which produces MKRATPHPVVIVAFDGVQLLDVTGPAEVFSTANLHGARYEVRIASPDGTDVRTSSGVRIGADGGPGSLPARPGTLVVPGRSDWRRAVADPALTGLVAELVRRSRRVTSVCAGAFVLAETGVLDGRRAVTHWRLAAQLAAAYPLVRVEADPVFVQDGHVVTSAGVTSGIDLALSLVEEDHGPAVAREVARELVVFMARPGGQSQYSARLTPREAKHPVLRTVMDVIGADPRLTLDEVTRDAGVSGRRLARLFRSETGMTPGSTWNPSVSKPPRPSWRPGTTRWTPWPRSRASAPPRRCAACSSTP; this is translated from the coding sequence GTGAAGCGAGCAACCCCGCACCCCGTCGTCATCGTCGCCTTCGACGGCGTGCAGCTGCTCGATGTCACCGGCCCCGCCGAGGTGTTCAGTACGGCCAACCTCCACGGCGCCCGCTACGAGGTCCGGATCGCCTCCCCGGACGGGACCGACGTCCGCACCTCCTCGGGCGTACGCATCGGTGCGGACGGCGGCCCCGGCAGCCTTCCGGCCCGGCCCGGGACGCTCGTCGTCCCCGGCCGGAGCGACTGGCGGCGGGCCGTCGCCGATCCCGCCCTGACGGGCCTGGTCGCCGAGCTCGTGCGCCGTTCGCGCCGGGTCACCTCGGTGTGCGCCGGGGCCTTCGTACTGGCGGAGACCGGGGTGCTCGACGGGCGGCGGGCGGTCACGCACTGGCGGCTCGCGGCGCAGCTCGCGGCGGCGTACCCGCTGGTGCGGGTGGAGGCGGATCCGGTGTTCGTCCAGGACGGGCACGTGGTCACCTCGGCCGGGGTGACCTCGGGCATCGACCTGGCGCTGTCGCTGGTCGAGGAGGACCACGGGCCCGCCGTGGCCCGGGAGGTCGCGCGGGAGCTGGTGGTCTTCATGGCCAGGCCCGGCGGCCAGTCCCAGTACAGCGCCCGCCTGACCCCGCGCGAGGCCAAGCACCCGGTCCTGCGCACCGTCATGGACGTCATCGGGGCCGACCCCCGGCTCACGCTGGACGAGGTCACCCGGGACGCCGGGGTCAGCGGCCGCCGCCTGGCCCGGCTGTTCCGCTCGGAGACCGGGATGACGCCGGGCAGTACCTGGAATCCGTCCGTCTCGAAGCCGCCCAGGCCCTCCTGGAGGCCGGGGACGACCCGGTGGACACCGTGGCCGCGCAGTCGGGCTTCGGCTCCGCCGAGACGATGCGCCGCGTGTTCCAGCACACCCTGA
- a CDS encoding AraC family transcriptional regulator, giving the protein MEAGDDPVDTVAAQSGFGSAETMRRVFQHTLNLAPTAYRARFRSTRTSPPSGSPISTNTFNRCGPSAPLPI; this is encoded by the coding sequence CTGGAGGCCGGGGACGACCCGGTGGACACCGTGGCCGCGCAGTCGGGCTTCGGCTCCGCCGAGACGATGCGCCGCGTGTTCCAGCACACCCTGAACCTCGCCCCGACCGCCTACCGCGCCCGCTTCCGCAGCACCCGTACGTCCCCGCCGTCCGGGTCGCCGATCAGCACGAACACGTTCAATCGATGCGGGCCGTCCGCTCCCCTTCCCATCTGA
- a CDS encoding flavin reductase family protein yields the protein MAATVVRYLRSVGSLPSAAAEPGAEPVEALPRPDLRAVGEDERAPVSPAEFRTVLGNFASGVTIITSPPGEDEDGPAGFACQSFASLSLDPPLVTFMVARTSTTWPRIARTGVFCVNILGAEQGELCRAFAVSGADKFAGVAHTPSPATGSPQLDAVPAWIDCRIHAVHTGGDHLIVVGKVEAMGAAGEGEPLLFHKGRFGRFTG from the coding sequence ATGGCGGCCACCGTCGTCCGATACCTCAGATCAGTCGGCTCCCTCCCCTCCGCCGCGGCGGAGCCCGGGGCCGAGCCCGTCGAAGCACTGCCCCGCCCCGATCTGCGGGCCGTCGGCGAGGACGAGCGCGCGCCCGTCAGCCCGGCCGAGTTCCGCACCGTACTGGGTAACTTCGCCAGCGGGGTCACGATCATCACCTCCCCGCCCGGCGAGGACGAGGACGGCCCGGCCGGCTTCGCCTGCCAGTCCTTCGCCTCGCTCTCCCTCGACCCGCCGCTGGTCACCTTCATGGTCGCCCGTACGTCGACCACCTGGCCCCGCATCGCGCGCACCGGGGTGTTCTGCGTGAACATCCTCGGCGCCGAACAGGGCGAGCTGTGCCGGGCCTTCGCCGTCAGCGGCGCCGACAAGTTCGCCGGCGTCGCCCACACCCCGTCCCCCGCCACGGGATCGCCGCAGCTCGACGCGGTGCCCGCCTGGATCGACTGCCGGATCCACGCCGTGCACACCGGCGGGGACCACCTCATCGTGGTGGGCAAGGTCGAGGCCATGGGCGCGGCCGGCGAGGGCGAACCCCTCCTCTTCCACAAGGGCCGCTTCGGCCGCTTCACCGGCTGA
- a CDS encoding Zn-dependent alcohol dehydrogenase — protein MRGVVFDGKQAQVVDDLEIRDPGPGEVLVAIAAAGLCHSDLSVIDGTIPFPPPVVLGHEGAGVVEAVGSGVTHVVPGDHVSLSTLANCGACADCDRGRPTMCRKAIGMPGQPFSRGGKPLFQFASNSAFAERTIVKAVQAVKIPKDIPLTSAALIGCGVLTGVGAVLNRAKVDRGETVVVIGTGGIGLNVLQGARIAGATTIVAIDANPAKEAVARQFGATHFIDASAVADSSAAVKEILPTGADHAFECVGNVKLIRQAIDLLDRHGQAVLLGVPGFKEEASFQVSSMYLDKTIMGCRYGSSRPQRDIALYAELYRQGKLLLDELVTEVYPVEDFDKAVDDAHHGRVARGVLTF, from the coding sequence GTGAGAGGCGTCGTATTCGACGGCAAGCAGGCCCAGGTGGTCGACGATCTGGAGATCCGGGACCCGGGACCGGGGGAGGTGCTGGTCGCGATAGCGGCGGCCGGTCTGTGCCACAGCGATCTGTCGGTGATCGACGGGACGATCCCGTTCCCGCCGCCGGTGGTGCTCGGGCACGAGGGCGCGGGCGTGGTGGAGGCGGTCGGGTCCGGGGTCACGCACGTGGTGCCCGGTGACCACGTCTCGCTGTCCACGCTGGCCAACTGCGGGGCGTGTGCCGACTGCGACCGCGGCAGGCCGACGATGTGCCGCAAGGCGATCGGGATGCCGGGGCAGCCGTTCTCGCGGGGCGGCAAGCCGCTCTTCCAGTTCGCGTCCAACTCGGCCTTCGCGGAGCGGACGATCGTCAAGGCCGTGCAGGCGGTGAAGATCCCCAAGGACATCCCGCTGACCTCGGCCGCGCTGATCGGCTGCGGGGTCCTGACGGGCGTGGGCGCCGTACTGAACCGGGCCAAGGTGGACCGCGGCGAGACGGTGGTCGTCATCGGAACCGGCGGCATCGGGCTGAACGTGCTCCAGGGCGCGCGGATCGCGGGCGCCACCACCATCGTGGCGATCGACGCGAACCCGGCGAAGGAGGCGGTGGCCCGGCAGTTCGGCGCCACGCACTTCATCGACGCCTCGGCGGTCGCCGACTCCTCGGCGGCGGTGAAGGAGATCCTGCCCACGGGCGCGGACCACGCCTTCGAGTGCGTGGGCAACGTCAAGCTGATCCGCCAGGCGATCGACCTGCTGGACCGGCACGGACAGGCTGTCCTGCTCGGCGTGCCCGGCTTCAAGGAGGAGGCCTCGTTCCAGGTCTCGTCCATGTACCTGGACAAGACCATCATGGGCTGCCGGTACGGGTCCTCGCGCCCGCAGCGGGACATCGCGCTCTACGCGGAGCTCTATCGGCAGGGCAAGCTGCTGCTCGACGAGCTGGTGACGGAGGTCTACCCGGTCGAGGACTTCGACAAGGCCGTGGACGACGCCCACCACGGGCGGGTGGCCCGGGGGGTCCTCACGTTCTGA
- a CDS encoding acyl-CoA dehydrogenase family protein, with protein sequence MDFRFDEEDEALRGHARAWLAEHLVGPYEEAIGLGGPGSEHEGVEVRRSWERELGRAGWIGQGWETGEGDAYGNRRLSLTGQVVWAEEYAAARAPARVGHIGENLLAPTLIAYGSPEQRARHLPGIARGEELWCQGYSEPGAGSDLAGIRTTAVRETGRGGAGLHRVTGQKIWTSLAQDADWCFVLARTEAGSVRHRGLSFLLVRMDQPGKVEVRPIRQMSGTSEFNEVFFDGAVAAEIVGGEGNGWSVAMGLLALERGVSTLVQQIGFAAELERVVRAYVDAGAGDPVLRERLVRQWAELRTMRWNALRTLGAAGGAGGAGGSGGDPGAPSVAKLLWGGWHRRLGELAVEVRGAVATAGPGHWSRGTPYELGLDEEQRLFLFTRADTIYGGSDEIQRNIIAERVLGLPKESR encoded by the coding sequence ATGGACTTCCGCTTCGACGAGGAGGACGAGGCGCTGCGCGGCCACGCCCGGGCGTGGCTGGCGGAGCACCTCGTGGGCCCGTACGAGGAGGCCATCGGCCTCGGCGGGCCGGGCAGTGAGCACGAGGGGGTCGAGGTCCGGCGTTCCTGGGAGCGCGAGTTGGGGCGCGCCGGGTGGATCGGCCAGGGCTGGGAGACGGGGGAAGGCGACGCCTACGGCAACCGGCGCCTCTCCCTCACCGGGCAGGTGGTGTGGGCCGAGGAGTACGCGGCCGCGCGCGCCCCGGCCCGGGTCGGCCACATCGGCGAGAACCTCCTCGCGCCGACGCTGATCGCCTACGGCTCCCCGGAGCAGCGGGCCCGCCACCTCCCCGGCATCGCCCGCGGCGAGGAGCTGTGGTGCCAGGGGTACTCCGAACCGGGCGCCGGCTCCGACCTCGCGGGAATCCGTACGACGGCGGTACGGGAGACCGGTCGAGGTGGCGCCGGTCTCCACCGGGTCACCGGGCAGAAGATCTGGACCTCGCTGGCCCAGGACGCCGACTGGTGCTTCGTCCTGGCGCGCACGGAGGCCGGGTCGGTCCGGCACCGCGGGCTGTCCTTCCTCCTGGTCCGCATGGACCAGCCGGGCAAGGTCGAGGTCCGGCCGATCCGGCAGATGTCGGGGACCTCCGAGTTCAACGAGGTCTTCTTCGACGGGGCCGTCGCCGCCGAGATCGTGGGCGGGGAGGGCAACGGCTGGTCCGTGGCCATGGGACTGCTCGCGCTGGAGCGCGGGGTCTCCACGCTCGTCCAGCAGATCGGCTTCGCGGCCGAACTGGAGCGGGTGGTCCGGGCGTACGTGGACGCGGGCGCGGGCGACCCGGTCCTGCGCGAACGCCTCGTACGGCAGTGGGCCGAGCTGCGCACGATGCGGTGGAACGCGCTGCGGACGCTGGGGGCCGCGGGCGGGGCGGGCGGCGCAGGCGGCTCGGGGGGCGACCCCGGCGCGCCCAGCGTGGCCAAACTGCTGTGGGGCGGCTGGCACCGGCGGCTCGGGGAGCTGGCGGTGGAGGTCCGGGGCGCGGTGGCCACGGCCGGGCCGGGGCACTGGTCGCGGGGGACCCCGTACGAACTCGGACTCGACGAGGAGCAGCGGCTGTTCCTGTTCACCCGTGCCGACACCATCTACGGCGGCTCGGACGAGATCCAGCGCAACATCATCGCCGAGCGCGTGCTCGGCCTGCCTAAGGAGTCCAGGTGA
- a CDS encoding SDR family oxidoreductase produces the protein MGNFLAGKVVAVTGAGRGIGRAVALAAAAEGAKVVVNDYGVGMEGNEPTSEIAEAVVKEIIAAGGEAVAVADDISTMAGGQRIVDTALAQYGRIDGVVCVAGILRERMLFNMSEEEWDPVVATHLKGTFTVFRAASAVMRRQGTGTLIGFTSGNHQGSVAQANYSAAKGGIISLVRSAALGLAKYGVTSNAVAPVARTRMSANVPMELKEIGEPEDVAALVTYLLSDKAVAVGGEKITGQVYTIAGPKIAVWAQPRELRAGYAEGSWTPEKIADFLPGTVGTDPMPMLAQLEAMAKAAAAKDRPNA, from the coding sequence GTGGGGAACTTCTTGGCAGGCAAAGTCGTCGCCGTCACAGGCGCCGGCCGGGGCATCGGACGGGCCGTGGCACTCGCCGCGGCCGCCGAGGGTGCCAAGGTCGTCGTCAACGACTACGGCGTGGGGATGGAGGGCAACGAGCCCACCAGCGAGATCGCCGAAGCGGTGGTGAAGGAGATCATCGCCGCGGGCGGCGAGGCCGTGGCCGTCGCCGACGACATCTCGACCATGGCGGGCGGCCAGCGCATAGTCGACACCGCGCTCGCCCAGTACGGACGCATCGACGGAGTCGTGTGCGTCGCCGGCATCCTGCGCGAGCGGATGCTGTTCAACATGTCCGAGGAGGAGTGGGACCCCGTGGTCGCCACCCACCTCAAGGGCACGTTCACCGTCTTCCGAGCCGCCTCCGCCGTCATGCGCCGCCAGGGCACCGGCACGCTGATCGGCTTCACCAGCGGCAACCACCAGGGCTCGGTGGCGCAGGCCAACTACAGCGCGGCCAAGGGCGGGATCATCTCGCTCGTACGGTCGGCCGCGCTGGGACTGGCCAAGTACGGGGTCACCTCCAACGCCGTCGCGCCCGTCGCACGGACCCGGATGTCGGCCAACGTCCCGATGGAGCTCAAGGAGATCGGCGAGCCCGAGGACGTCGCGGCGCTCGTGACCTACCTGCTCTCCGACAAGGCCGTGGCCGTCGGCGGCGAGAAGATCACCGGGCAGGTCTACACGATCGCCGGCCCGAAGATCGCCGTCTGGGCCCAGCCCCGCGAACTGCGCGCCGGCTACGCCGAGGGCTCCTGGACCCCCGAGAAGATCGCCGACTTCCTGCCCGGGACCGTAGGCACCGACCCGATGCCGATGCTCGCCCAGCTCGAAGCCATGGCCAAGGCGGCGGCCGCCAAGGACCGCCCGAACGCGTAG
- a CDS encoding cyclase family protein, with product MAMPAEFHDIAKRVNNWGRWGADDEIGTLNLITDEVVRAAAAEIRTGRRIPLALPLKEDGVQSGMIPGRINPLHTMVQINQELFGPGTVACSDDAVTFGLQAGTHWDALTHVSHSGKIYNGRPAGTITAHGRAEFSGIDKAGHIVSRGVLLDVARAKGLDRLPGGHAVTPEDLEQAEEFAGVTVRAGDIVLVRTGQVQVYLAGDKHAYGYPSPGLSVRTPEWFHARDVAAVANDTLTFEIFPPEIDNLWLPVHALDLVEMGMHQGQNWNLEKLSTACAEESRYSFLLSAMPEPFVGAVGTPVAPIAIL from the coding sequence ATGGCCATGCCCGCCGAGTTCCACGACATCGCCAAGCGCGTCAACAACTGGGGCCGGTGGGGCGCCGACGACGAGATCGGCACCCTCAACCTGATCACCGACGAGGTGGTCCGCGCGGCCGCGGCCGAGATCCGCACCGGGCGCCGCATCCCCCTGGCGCTCCCCCTCAAGGAGGACGGGGTGCAGTCCGGCATGATCCCCGGCCGGATCAACCCGCTGCACACGATGGTGCAGATCAACCAGGAGCTCTTCGGCCCGGGCACGGTGGCGTGCAGCGACGACGCGGTGACCTTCGGCCTCCAGGCCGGCACCCACTGGGACGCGCTCACCCACGTCTCGCACTCGGGGAAGATCTACAACGGCCGCCCGGCCGGCACCATCACGGCGCACGGCCGCGCCGAGTTCAGCGGCATCGACAAGGCCGGGCACATCGTCTCGCGCGGCGTCCTGCTGGACGTGGCCCGCGCCAAGGGCCTGGACCGCCTCCCCGGCGGCCACGCGGTCACCCCGGAGGACCTCGAACAGGCGGAGGAGTTCGCCGGGGTCACCGTCCGCGCGGGCGACATCGTCCTGGTCCGCACCGGCCAGGTGCAGGTCTACCTGGCGGGCGACAAGCACGCCTACGGCTACCCGTCGCCCGGCCTGTCCGTCCGCACGCCCGAGTGGTTCCACGCCCGGGACGTGGCGGCCGTCGCGAACGACACCCTGACCTTCGAGATCTTCCCGCCGGAGATAGACAACCTGTGGCTGCCGGTGCACGCGCTGGACCTGGTCGAGATGGGCATGCACCAGGGTCAGAACTGGAACCTCGAAAAGTTGTCCACAGCCTGTGCGGAAGAATCCCGCTACTCCTTCCTCCTCTCGGCCATGCCGGAACCCTTCGTCGGCGCGGTAGGCACCCCGGTGGCCCCGATCGCCATCCTCTGA